CGCGAGGGGGGTGGTTGGGGGAGGTCCGTGGCGAAAGTGTGGCGGACTGGCGCTGTCTTCGGCGGCGGCGGGGGTAGAGGCGATGAGACGGCGCGTCGCTGCGGCTGTCGCTGAGGTCGGGCGGACTCGCTGGGGAGCAGCACTACGCGGCGGgggcaattaattaaaaaaagtaaagatcgaggggagaggaggaaaggggaCACCTCCGGCCCGCGAGTGATGCTGCGCCTGGAGCGGGGATGGAGTTGCCGTGGGATCTCGGGCTTCTCTCGGGCCTGCTGGAGAGCGTGGTGTCTTTCTGCAGCGAGTTCGCCCACGACTGGGGCGCCAACGACATGAGAGTCACAATCTTCAAGGTCCTGCTCGGCTGGTTGGTCTGCAGCTTGGTGGCCATTCACATGGCATGGAAGTATTACGGGGCGACCGTCAACGACATGTACTACAGGCAAGGTTTGTGGTAGGGGGGGTGGATAGGattggggagtgggtgggggagtgagTGGAGGATAAGCGAGTGAGGGTATGGGAGGGAGAGGGTAGGAGCATGGGTGGGGATGGAATGTGAGTGGGGAATGgggtgagggtgggagaggagatgggTCGGGTATGGGTGGAGGTAGGtgcaggtgggggagtggatgggaTTGAGGCAGGGAATTTTGCGTTCTAATTTTACCCTGTCGAGTATTTGTAGCATTGAACTCA
The sequence above is a segment of the Amblyraja radiata isolate CabotCenter1 chromosome 18, sAmbRad1.1.pri, whole genome shotgun sequence genome. Coding sequences within it:
- the tcta gene encoding T-cell leukemia translocation-altered gene protein, translating into MELPWDLGLLSGLLESVVSFCSEFAHDWGANDMRVTIFKVLLGWLVCSLVAIHMAWKYYGATVNDMYYRQGSGGQNGGTPDGSSNFTRWENAGGESFKSHREKESQQHYSKDIL